The following coding sequences are from one Pigmentibacter sp. JX0631 window:
- a CDS encoding site-2 protease family protein: MEFLYLDSRFSLPTAMLKYLGFLIAITMSQAAIAIVARKKGDTSAQTSQMATLNPLPHIELFGTVVIPFILIFANSPLVIGWPKQFSIETRYFKKIKSDINLVYSSGILINFLIALICTVILKFMGNITISQGADYSSPEILSRMILSYICFSNIVIGALNILPFPGSSGWKILINNLSYDLSRKAQEKQMFIYIVFLILLITGILDFYFYFFINLFRAINLL; this comes from the coding sequence ATGGAATTTTTGTATCTGGATTCAAGGTTTTCTCTACCTACAGCAATGCTTAAATATTTAGGTTTTTTGATTGCAATAACTATGTCTCAAGCAGCAATAGCTATTGTTGCAAGAAAAAAAGGTGACACTTCTGCGCAAACGTCGCAAATGGCAACATTGAATCCTTTGCCACATATTGAATTATTTGGAACAGTAGTGATTCCTTTTATTCTGATATTTGCAAACTCTCCATTAGTTATTGGTTGGCCAAAGCAATTTAGTATTGAAACTAGGTATTTTAAAAAAATAAAAAGTGATATAAATTTAGTATATTCTTCTGGGATATTAATTAATTTTCTTATAGCATTAATATGCACAGTAATATTAAAATTTATGGGCAATATAACAATTTCCCAAGGTGCGGATTACTCTAGTCCAGAAATATTATCAAGAATGATATTATCTTATATATGTTTTTCAAATATTGTTATCGGAGCCTTAAATATACTACCATTTCCTGGTTCGTCTGGATGGAAGATATTAATAAATAATTTATCTTATGATCTATCGCGTAAAGCGCAAGAAAAGCAGATGTTTATATATATTGTGTTTTTAATTTTATTAATAACCGGTATTTTAGATTTTTACTTTTATTTTTTCATAAATCTTTTTCGCGCTATTAATTTGTTATAA
- a CDS encoding DedA family protein: MLDSLIDFFTTYGSIAVFGVLLLCGFGLPIPEDITLVAGGVISSVACNVDGSFLQALNDCNEVHIMLLISMAGVLIGDSTMFFLGRIYGKKLLKVRFFSKIVTEKRYSWIQEKFAKHGFWLIFAARFMPGLRSPIFVVTGITRQVSYLKFLLTDGFAALISVPVWVYLGFWGERQLSDLNLLDHYVKKGQYGIFAVLGIAIITLIIVWFIKKKINEKTGI; encoded by the coding sequence GTGTTAGATAGTTTAATCGATTTTTTTACAACTTACGGTTCAATTGCAGTTTTTGGGGTCCTTCTATTGTGTGGATTTGGCCTACCAATTCCTGAAGATATTACACTGGTTGCGGGTGGCGTAATATCTTCCGTAGCTTGCAATGTAGATGGCTCATTTTTACAGGCCTTAAATGATTGTAACGAAGTGCATATCATGCTTCTGATTTCTATGGCAGGAGTTTTAATAGGTGATAGCACTATGTTTTTCTTAGGAAGAATATATGGTAAAAAACTGTTAAAAGTTAGATTTTTTTCAAAAATAGTGACTGAAAAAAGATATTCTTGGATCCAAGAAAAATTTGCAAAACATGGGTTTTGGCTTATTTTTGCAGCTCGATTTATGCCTGGATTGCGATCCCCTATTTTTGTTGTGACAGGGATTACACGTCAGGTCTCTTATCTTAAATTTTTATTAACTGATGGATTTGCAGCTTTAATTAGTGTTCCAGTCTGGGTTTACTTAGGATTTTGGGGCGAACGTCAATTAAGTGATTTAAATTTACTCGATCATTATGTGAAAAAAGGACAATATGGAATATTTGCTGTACTAGGAATAGCAATTATAACATTAATTATTGTCTGGTTTATCAAAAAGAAAATTAATGAAAAAACGGGTATATAA
- the dnaK gene encoding molecular chaperone DnaK yields the protein MSKIIGIDLGTTNSVVAVMENGQAKVITNQEGERTTPSVVAYTRDGEFIVGRAARNQAVTNPRNTIYSAKRFIGSHFSERSEEATKMPYLVKKGASDKVLFEIGGKDMAPPEISAKVLQKLKEAAESYLGQSVTKAVITVPAYFNDSQRQATKDAGKIAGLEVLRIINEPTAAALAYGLDKKTNQKIAVYDFGGGTFDVSVLEVGDNVVEVLSTNGDTHLGGDNVDERLIEFLVAEFKKQTSIDVSKDPMAMQRLKEAAEKAKIELSGQTKVDINLPYLTADQTGPKHLAVSLMRSQFEQMIMDIIDRTIEPCRAALRDANLSVEQIDEVVMVGGSTRIPLVGDKVKAFFKKEPNRTVNPDEVVAVGAAVQAGVLGGEVKDVLLLDVTPLSLGIETLGGVFTKLIERNSTIPKRASQIFSTAADNQTSVEIGVFQGEREMARDNRRLGQFNLTEIPAAPRGVPQIEVTFDIDANGILNVSAKDLGTSKEQKITVSNSGGLSEAEIKRMMEEAERHAAEDKARREAIDSRNKLDSIIFQTEKNLKENGDKLPADMKASLETELTSARSVLETKSEDKAALEAAIASLEAKAHKLAEEMYKNAGAQGAQPGANPGTGAGGQQQGNNQNNSKNKDGVVDAEFESNN from the coding sequence ATGAGTAAAATAATTGGTATCGACTTGGGAACAACCAACTCGGTTGTGGCTGTTATGGAAAATGGTCAAGCAAAAGTCATTACAAATCAAGAAGGTGAACGCACAACTCCCTCAGTTGTAGCTTACACACGCGATGGCGAATTTATTGTTGGGCGTGCAGCTCGCAACCAAGCAGTAACAAATCCACGTAACACTATTTACTCAGCAAAACGCTTTATCGGTAGCCACTTCTCCGAACGCTCAGAAGAAGCTACAAAAATGCCATATTTAGTAAAAAAAGGCGCAAGTGATAAAGTTTTATTTGAAATTGGTGGAAAAGACATGGCTCCACCTGAAATTTCAGCAAAAGTTCTGCAAAAATTAAAAGAAGCTGCAGAAAGTTACCTTGGCCAAAGCGTAACTAAAGCTGTTATTACAGTTCCAGCATATTTTAATGACTCCCAACGCCAAGCTACAAAAGATGCAGGTAAAATTGCAGGTCTTGAAGTACTACGGATCATCAACGAGCCTACAGCAGCTGCACTTGCGTATGGTTTAGACAAAAAAACAAACCAAAAAATAGCTGTTTATGACTTTGGTGGCGGTACATTCGATGTTTCTGTTCTTGAAGTAGGCGACAACGTTGTTGAAGTTCTTTCCACAAATGGAGACACACACCTTGGTGGTGACAACGTTGATGAACGTTTAATTGAATTTCTAGTTGCTGAGTTCAAAAAACAAACTTCTATTGATGTGTCTAAAGACCCAATGGCGATGCAACGTTTAAAAGAAGCTGCAGAAAAAGCAAAAATTGAACTTTCTGGACAAACTAAAGTAGACATCAATCTACCATACTTAACAGCAGATCAAACAGGACCAAAACACCTTGCTGTAAGCTTGATGCGCTCCCAATTTGAACAAATGATCATGGACATCATTGATAGAACAATCGAGCCATGCCGCGCAGCTTTACGTGACGCTAACCTTTCTGTTGAACAAATAGATGAAGTTGTAATGGTTGGTGGTTCTACACGTATTCCTTTAGTTGGTGACAAAGTAAAAGCTTTCTTCAAGAAAGAACCAAACCGCACAGTGAACCCTGACGAAGTTGTCGCTGTTGGTGCAGCGGTACAAGCTGGCGTTCTCGGCGGTGAAGTAAAAGACGTTCTATTACTTGATGTTACTCCTTTAAGTTTAGGTATTGAAACACTTGGTGGCGTATTTACTAAACTTATTGAACGCAACAGCACTATTCCAAAACGTGCAAGCCAAATTTTCTCGACAGCAGCCGATAACCAAACAAGCGTGGAAATTGGTGTATTCCAAGGTGAACGCGAAATGGCTCGTGACAACCGCCGTCTTGGACAATTTAACTTAACTGAAATCCCAGCTGCACCACGTGGTGTTCCGCAAATCGAAGTAACATTTGATATTGACGCTAACGGTATTCTAAATGTTTCAGCAAAAGATCTTGGAACAAGTAAAGAACAAAAAATTACTGTTTCTAACTCTGGCGGACTTTCTGAAGCAGAAATCAAACGCATGATGGAAGAAGCAGAGCGCCATGCTGCAGAAGACAAAGCACGTCGTGAAGCTATTGATAGTCGCAACAAGTTAGATAGTATTATCTTCCAAACTGAAAAGAATTTAAAAGAAAATGGCGACAAACTTCCAGCTGATATGAAGGCTTCTTTAGAAACAGAATTAACAAGCGCGCGTTCTGTACTCGAAACAAAGAGCGAAGACAAAGCAGCTTTAGAAGCAGCAATTGCTTCTCTTGAAGCGAAAGCCCATAAATTGGCAGAAGAAATGTATAAAAATGCCGGCGCACAAGGCGCTCAACCAGGCGCAAACCCAGGAACTGGTGCAGGCGGACAACAACAAGGTAACAATCAAAACAATTCTAAAAACAAAGATGGAGTTGTTGACGCTGAGTTTGAATCCAATAACTAA